In the genome of Paenibacillus sp. GP183, the window TTATGTTTGGGGTTTAAATTAAGCTTGAGCCGAAAGTGCGTTCAACCTTTTGGCTAAACGAGACTTTTTGCGGTTAGCGGTATTTTTATGGATTAAACCTTTGGAAGCTGCTTTATCCAATTTCTTGGATGCCACAACTAGAGCTTCCTTGGCGGAATCAGCATTTTGACCTGCAACCGTAGTTTCAAAAGCTTTCACGGCTGTACGCAGTGCGGACTTTTGAGAAGCGTTACGAAGACGGCGCTTTTCGCTGACCTTTACTCTTTTGATAGCGGATTTAATATTTGGCATTGACGTTCACCTCCTACTTCATAAAACACGTTCAACGTTACTTTCGCTGACAACTTTAAGTATTCTACCATGATGGATGTGAAATTGCAAGAACAATGCATCATCCTCTATGTTGACATTGAGTGCGTCCACACTCATAATGAATGCATAGCTGGCGACCAATATTGTCAATAATGCGAGGGAAAAAAATAAATGGAACTCCGCGATAAAATAATCGAAGCAGCCGAGCAGGTCATCCGAACCAATGGGCTTTCCAAGACGACAACCAAAGAAATTGCCCGAATCGCCGGTTGTTCTGAAGGATCTTTGTATAACCATTTTCAAAGTAAAGAGGATCTTTTCATACAGATCATGAAAAGGCATTTGCAAGTTTATCTTGCCGTCTTACTCAAGCTTCCCGGCAGAAAAGGAACCAGAACCGTTAAAGAAAATCTGGAAGAAATAGCACTTGCCGCGCTCAATTTTTTTCATTTGTCAATCGTAATGACAGCATCCATGTTCACAGAGCCCGATTTTCTCGCCCGCCATAGGCAGGACTTCCAGCAGCGGAATGAAGGCCCTCACCGATCTAACGAAATCGTAACGATTTATGTTCTTGCCGAACAGAAGATTGGCAGGGTGAACTCCGACATTAATCCTCGCAGCATGGCCGATCTTCTGCTTGGAGCTTGTTTTCAACACGCCTTTCACCTGCAATTTTTAGGTGAGGACGAGCCTGAAGAGGCGAGGAAACAATTTGTTGAAAATATTTTGAAGGGGCTCATGAAAGGACTTTTGCCTTGAACGCTTTCGTTCTTGACAAAAACAAATCATGCTTTTATAGTAGTAAGTGAGCACACACTCAGAATGATATTTATGTGCTTTAATGAAATAATTGTATTTATAATGTATTATGGGTGAGTACCCACTCATAATACATTAAATCCAAATGAAGAGGTGAAGAATGGTGGTTTTCATTACAGGTTTAACTGGTACGGCGGGTAATCATGAGGTATCATCTATCTATTGGAAAGCAGAGACTTACATTAACACACAACAGCTGAAGGTATGGCCACTACTCAAATGTTGTGGCATTATGCGAAGCAGAAGGAGATGTCTATAATGTATATCGCATATATCGTTATCACTGTCCTGAATATCGCCTATAACGTATTCGGAGCCGTATGTGACTTAATTCGCTATAAGCCGATCGTCACAGCCATGGAGAAGGCGAAAGTACCGATATCTTGGTTGCCTACTCTAGGCTGGCTCAAAGCAGCGGGAGCGCTCGGACTGCTGGTAGGCTTCGTCTTACCAATGATCGGGACGGCGGCAGCAGTTGGAATTGTTCTGTTCTATGTCTGTGCTATCATCACTCACTTGCGCGTAAGAGACTACTCGTTCGGTTTAGCAGCTGTGTTCCTTCTGCTGTCCGTGGGGGCGCTGACATTGAGATTAGTCAACGTCTGAAAGAATATTCGATTCCGCTATGGCACCGAGTTCGGCGATGCTTATCAGTATGTTATGGGTGCGTACTCACTCAAAAATGGAAATCCAATCTAATGAAGAGGTGAAGAACATGATTTTAGTTACAGGTGCTGCGGGAACAGTTGGCAGTGAGGTTGTTCGGCTGCTGCACATGGCCGGCTGCGAGGTGCGGGCTTTGAGCCGCAATCCGGAGAAGTTGAGTTTACCTGAAGGTATAGATGCAGTATATGGGGACCTGGCGAAGCTGGAGAATATTGGTGCGGTTCTGGATGGAGTGGAAAAAGTATTTTGGATGCTGCCGATGGACGCCGACTTTAATTTCCCGCAGCTGGCCCGGCAGTCCGGGGTTCGGCATATCGTGCTGCTCTCTTCGCAAGCGGTCGATATTGGCCAGGAAAACGCCATAGCGCGCCTCCACTTGAACGCCGAGCAAGCAGTCCGGGAATCGGGCGTGTCCTGGACATTCCTGCGCCCCGGAGGCTTCATGACCAATTCACTGCAATGGGCAGATTCGATCCGATCCGAGGGTATTGTCCGGATACCCTTTGGCGATATCAGCAGTCCAGCGATTGATTCACGGGATATTGCCGCCGTTGCCGCTAAAGCTCTAAGTTCAGATGGGCATGAAGGAAGGATTTATACATTATCCGGACCGGAAAAGGTTACTCCCAGACAACAAGTGGGCATCATCGGCGACATTTTGGGCCGCAATCTCGGTTTTGAAACGATCCCGGACGACATCGCTCGTGAATTCATGCTCAAGCGAATGCCTGTGGAAATTGTCAATGCTCTCTTTGACCTGAGTAGTCGAAGTCAAGAATTTTCGGCTGTACTTCCTTCGGTTGAAGAAGTAACAGGTCGTGCTCCTTACACCTTCAAGAAATGGTCGGTCGACCATATTGACGCTTTCCGGTGAGCTCCGGAATTGAATCTGTTTTATGATCATTTAGCAAAAGGATTTAGGAGGATTTGCTCATGAAACTGAAATCACAAAATTACGCTAACCACGTTTCCCGTTTTATGCGAAAAAGCGCTTCGGGAACAGCTGTCGCCTAATGCCATCAAGCGTGCGATCAATAATTGGAAAGCCGATTACGACCGTGTATAACGTTAGATTTTAAGTGAATATGTTTGTTTGGTATAAGACGTCTGTAATCTTTGCACACTAAGCCAATGAGTACCATGAAAGGGGCTTGTGCATGGATTTAACTTTATATGAATTGAGAACCGACCTTGCTTTGGAAGCGCGCGACATTGCGACGGCTGCTAATAAGGGGCAGGAAATTCCCGGAGTTCACTCTGAAACCACAAGAGACAATGGAGTCAGAATAACCAAGATACATGTCATGAATGAGGAAGGCTCGCGTGCGATTAACAAGCTTCCGGGTCGTTATATCACCATTGAAGTACCGGCACTCAGACAAAAGGATTCCACTTTGCAGGATCGGGTTGCCACGAAAATGGCTCAGGAATTCGAGAAATTTTTAACGGAAGCGGGCATACCCAAAGACGCCAAAGCGCTCATCATCGGGCTGGGCAACTGGAATGTCACTCCGGATGCGTTGGGGCCTTTGGTGGTTGAAAATGTGATGGTGACGAGACATTATTTTGAGCTGATGCCTGATGATGTGGGCCCGGGGTATCGTGCTGTCAGTGCGGTAGCGCCGGGTGTCCTGGGAACAACAGGGATCGAAAGCAGCGAGATTGTGCTGGGC includes:
- the rpsT gene encoding 30S ribosomal protein S20 codes for the protein MPNIKSAIKRVKVSEKRRLRNASQKSALRTAVKAFETTVAGQNADSAKEALVVASKKLDKAASKGLIHKNTANRKKSRLAKRLNALSAQA
- a CDS encoding NAD(P)H-binding protein — translated: MILVTGAAGTVGSEVVRLLHMAGCEVRALSRNPEKLSLPEGIDAVYGDLAKLENIGAVLDGVEKVFWMLPMDADFNFPQLARQSGVRHIVLLSSQAVDIGQENAIARLHLNAEQAVRESGVSWTFLRPGGFMTNSLQWADSIRSEGIVRIPFGDISSPAIDSRDIAAVAAKALSSDGHEGRIYTLSGPEKVTPRQQVGIIGDILGRNLGFETIPDDIAREFMLKRMPVEIVNALFDLSSRSQEFSAVLPSVEEVTGRAPYTFKKWSVDHIDAFR
- a CDS encoding DoxX family protein, whose product is MYIAYIVITVLNIAYNVFGAVCDLIRYKPIVTAMEKAKVPISWLPTLGWLKAAGALGLLVGFVLPMIGTAAAVGIVLFYVCAIITHLRVRDYSFGLAAVFLLLSVGALTLRLVNV
- the gpr gene encoding GPR endopeptidase, producing MCMDLTLYELRTDLALEARDIATAANKGQEIPGVHSETTRDNGVRITKIHVMNEEGSRAINKLPGRYITIEVPALRQKDSTLQDRVATKMAQEFEKFLTEAGIPKDAKALIIGLGNWNVTPDALGPLVVENVMVTRHYFELMPDDVGPGYRAVSAVAPGVLGTTGIESSEIVLGIVEKSKPDFVIAIDALASRSLERVNTTIQISDTGIHPGSGIGNKRKGLTQEVLGIPVIAIGVPTVVYASTIVNNSIDLMHKHFKQQTSNTGQILGLLDSMGEEERLMLVREVLSPVGYDLLVTPKEIDEFIEDIANIIASGLNAALHEAVDLNNVAAYTH
- a CDS encoding DUF6526 family protein — its product is MTLTTFPVLCEKALREQLSPNAIKRAINNWKADYDRV
- a CDS encoding TetR/AcrR family transcriptional regulator, with translation MELRDKIIEAAEQVIRTNGLSKTTTKEIARIAGCSEGSLYNHFQSKEDLFIQIMKRHLQVYLAVLLKLPGRKGTRTVKENLEEIALAALNFFHLSIVMTASMFTEPDFLARHRQDFQQRNEGPHRSNEIVTIYVLAEQKIGRVNSDINPRSMADLLLGACFQHAFHLQFLGEDEPEEARKQFVENILKGLMKGLLP